The region TTGCAGATCCTTCCAATGAGGGACTTCGCTACACGGTTAATCGCCCATCACGAATCATATTAGACATGTCATTCAAAGCTTTGGGTATCTTCATCGGAATTTGGTATCCTCCAATCATGCTATTTAGTACCCTTGCAAACATGCTAATCTGGATTATTCCTGACAGACGCGCCGAAAAAGTTGCCAATAAGATCAATAAAATTAATAAACTGGAATAATTAATCAACTTCACAGCAACCCTAGTTCTATAGTCTATTTCAAATACTTCATCATGTTTTTTAGAACAATTTCATACCCTTTAGGATACATATGTGTACCGTCAAAAGTAAGGTCATCCCGCAATAAACCATTTTTATCTGTCAGCCCCTGATTAACATTGATATACTGGTATCCATTCTTCAAAGTTAACTGTTTAATCTTGGAACTAGCTTCTTCTAACGCACGGTTACTTCTATCATCAATTGCAGTTACCGCTTTGTCATTTACTGGATAAAAAGCCATTACGAACACTTCGGTATCTGGTAATTCCCTTTTAATCCGTTTCAAAATTTGATCGTAATTGCCTAAAAATTCTTCCTCTGGAACATGAAACCCAATATCATTAGAACCAATATTAATAAACACCTTGCTTGGTTTTAAATCCAAAATTTGTGTGTTCATATTTTCCAAAAGGTATTTCGTTGTTGTGGCCCGAATTCCTCGATTATAAATTATTTTACCTAATTTCAAATCATGTTCTTCTTGCATTTTTTCAATAGGAAAAATCTCCATCAAAGATGAACCAACGAAAACAATCTGGCCCTTTTGAGCCTTTTGATTGGCTTCCCTATATTTCTTTAATAAGCCCTCTTGAAAATTTTTAATTTTAGGATCTAATCTAGTTAGTTTTTTTGACTCATCTTTCATATGCGTAACTTCCTTATATTTATTGTTAGACCATCTAACATTTGGTATATTATACCCATATTGTTAGATAGTCAAACTGTTTTATAAACTAACTTTTTTTGGTAAAATAAATATACGAGGTGATCATGTGCATAAAGCTAATCCAGATACCATTATTACTTTAATAGATGAAATAAGCGTCACGGAACAAACTCAGCTCAATCAAATCTTAAAAAGCAGCAAAGTTACGGTTCAGCAAGCCATGCTTTTAAGGTACATTGATAAAAATCCAAAAACAATTCAAGCTGATATTGTTAAAATAACACAGCGAAAAGCGGCTACTGTTTCTACTTTGCTTGGAAAAATGGAAAAAAACGGACTGATAATAAGAACTATTCCTGTATACAACACTCGTAACAAAGAACTTAGCTTAACTGATCAAGGACGACGTGTCCTTGCATTTTTCTCCGATTCACAAAAAGAGGTTAGGCAGCAACTTGTGGCGGGCCTAACAGAGGCTCAACAACAGGATTTAATTAAACTGCTACAACAAATGCGCTAAAATTTTTACGGTCACTAAAACAAATACTGAATCCTCTTCAACCTCTTTAATATGGCCTCAATATTTATTGTTGTCCATTATTTACCTTATATTTAGAATACTCATGGGTACTCTAAATTTTCCCCCAAGCTATCTGAATAACCAATTTATACATTTTATGTAATTTCACCACAGATGCTATATTAATTGTAAACAAAAAATCGCAGCTACAATTATTTTGTAACTGCGATTCTTATCTAAAATATTTTCTAATTTCTCTTAATCTTCAACGTCATAGCGTTCAAAGCTACAATAATAGTTGAAAACGACATAATTAATGCTCCCATAGCAGGATTTAGCATAAATCCAAAGGGCGCCAGAATACCAGCTGCAAGGGGCATCGCTAT is a window of Pediococcus claussenii ATCC BAA-344 DNA encoding:
- a CDS encoding SGNH/GDSL hydrolase family protein: MKDESKKLTRLDPKIKNFQEGLLKKYREANQKAQKGQIVFVGSSLMEIFPIEKMQEEHDLKLGKIIYNRGIRATTTKYLLENMNTQILDLKPSKVFINIGSNDIGFHVPEEEFLGNYDQILKRIKRELPDTEVFVMAFYPVNDKAVTAIDDRSNRALEEASSKIKQLTLKNGYQYINVNQGLTDKNGLLRDDLTFDGTHMYPKGYEIVLKNMMKYLK
- a CDS encoding MarR family winged helix-turn-helix transcriptional regulator, with the translated sequence MHKANPDTIITLIDEISVTEQTQLNQILKSSKVTVQQAMLLRYIDKNPKTIQADIVKITQRKAATVSTLLGKMEKNGLIIRTIPVYNTRNKELSLTDQGRRVLAFFSDSQKEVRQQLVAGLTEAQQQDLIKLLQQMR